A single window of Rhizobium sp. CCGE531 DNA harbors:
- a CDS encoding BON domain-containing protein, translating into MLFLTKLSSLTTSPDRYATCAAIRCLIAYADGLEDCRIDVAAAEGAIVLSGIAPTDQARQQAIAIAGEYAGTRIINNIVIETDRGPSIETGIGSSSSPAPSGLTAALKPPKETS; encoded by the coding sequence ATGCTCTTCCTGACCAAGCTTTCATCGCTGACGACATCACCGGATCGATACGCGACCTGCGCGGCGATCCGCTGCCTGATTGCTTATGCCGATGGATTGGAAGATTGCCGCATCGACGTCGCTGCCGCGGAGGGGGCAATCGTCCTGTCCGGAATTGCGCCGACTGATCAGGCGCGGCAGCAAGCCATTGCGATTGCCGGCGAATATGCTGGGACCCGCATCATCAACAACATCGTTATTGAGACTGATCGCGGACCTTCCATCGAGACCGGGATCGGCTCGTCGAGCTCCCCTGCGCCGTCCGGGCTGACCGCGGCGCTCAAACCGCCGAAGGAGACGTCATGA
- a CDS encoding RibD family protein, whose product MKPYIICHMVSSLDGGLHPSRWTDSPDGELGDWTALYQSCHQKLEGDAWMVGRVTMAEMSRGGPHPPGDQGKVERPFHFANREAANFAVALDMSGKLHFTESEIDGDHIVVLLGSDVPDSHLAELADDGISYIVSAQAQPDLSAMLDTLGRELGIKRLLLEGGAGINGSFLAAGLVNEISLIVAPALDGRSASQSIVEYGEEGLAGKIRLSLKSCETLGHGAIYLRYAVTP is encoded by the coding sequence ATGAAGCCCTATATCATCTGCCACATGGTCTCGTCGCTCGACGGCGGACTGCATCCGAGCCGCTGGACGGACAGCCCGGACGGCGAGCTCGGCGATTGGACGGCTCTCTATCAATCCTGCCACCAGAAGCTTGAGGGCGATGCCTGGATGGTCGGTCGCGTGACGATGGCCGAAATGAGCAGAGGCGGCCCACATCCGCCAGGTGATCAGGGCAAGGTCGAGCGCCCCTTCCATTTTGCCAATCGCGAGGCAGCCAATTTCGCTGTTGCTCTCGATATGTCCGGCAAGCTGCACTTCACCGAGAGCGAGATCGATGGCGACCATATCGTCGTCCTTCTCGGCAGCGATGTGCCCGACAGCCACCTTGCGGAGCTGGCTGATGATGGCATTTCCTATATCGTCTCCGCGCAAGCCCAGCCCGACCTATCCGCCATGCTGGACACCCTGGGACGAGAACTCGGCATCAAGCGCCTGTTGCTGGAAGGCGGTGCCGGGATCAACGGTTCCTTCCTTGCCGCCGGTCTTGTCAATGAAATCAGCTTGATCGTCGCGCCCGCTCTCGATGGACGCTCCGCAAGCCAGAGCATCGTCGAATACGGTGAGGAAGGTCTGGCTGGAAAGATCCGGCTTTCGCTCAAGAGCTGCGAGACATTGGGGCACGGAGCAATTTATCTGCGTTATGCGGTCACGCCATAG
- a CDS encoding aldo/keto reductase: MHLGDYAALGHSELRVSPLALGTMTFDEGFAWHSRDKAASILDRYLDLGGNYLDTGNGDVKAGSQTVVGDYFAQNSIRRDRLVVAARFSADRNGEASGRKAVIDGFERALRRLRTDYLDLYWLNNWDIQAPLEEILAALHDLVQSGKLRYFGISDAPAWKVAHAHLLAQSNGWPPFIGLQIEYSLAARLFEIELIPMARGLGLGVVSHSPLNGGLISGKYTRADNARLRSGQAQLAQTPDEQDFEIVDALIRVAGELDTSTARVALAWAMARPGVSSTVIGVRSMEQLDEDIGALDVQLSTEQTVTLDALTIPSHSLVPPLALREAAPVCAWITPQ, translated from the coding sequence ATGCATCTTGGTGACTATGCCGCGCTCGGGCATTCGGAGTTGCGCGTCAGTCCGCTTGCACTCGGAACCATGACGTTCGATGAGGGCTTTGCCTGGCATTCGCGCGATAAGGCTGCGTCGATCCTCGATCGTTATCTCGATCTCGGCGGCAATTATCTCGACACCGGCAACGGCGACGTAAAAGCGGGTAGCCAGACGGTTGTCGGGGATTATTTCGCGCAGAACTCGATCAGGCGCGACCGGCTTGTCGTTGCTGCCAGGTTCAGCGCCGATCGAAACGGCGAAGCATCTGGCCGCAAAGCTGTCATAGATGGCTTCGAACGGGCCTTGCGGCGGCTTCGCACCGACTATCTTGACCTCTATTGGCTGAACAATTGGGATATACAGGCTCCGCTGGAGGAAATACTCGCGGCGCTGCACGATCTCGTTCAATCGGGAAAACTGCGCTATTTCGGCATCTCCGATGCGCCGGCCTGGAAGGTGGCGCACGCACACCTGCTCGCACAATCCAACGGCTGGCCGCCATTCATCGGTCTGCAGATTGAATATTCGCTCGCCGCACGGCTCTTCGAGATCGAACTCATTCCGATGGCGCGGGGATTGGGGCTCGGCGTCGTATCGCATTCGCCGTTGAACGGCGGGCTCATCAGCGGAAAATATACGCGCGCCGACAATGCGCGGCTGAGGTCGGGTCAGGCGCAATTGGCGCAGACGCCCGACGAACAGGATTTCGAGATCGTCGATGCCTTGATCCGTGTCGCCGGTGAGCTTGACACGAGTACCGCTCGCGTTGCCCTTGCCTGGGCCATGGCGCGTCCGGGCGTGTCGTCCACCGTTATCGGCGTGCGGAGCATGGAGCAGCTGGACGAGGATATCGGCGCACTCGACGTCCAACTCTCGACCGAACAGACGGTGACCCTCGACGCGCTGACGATCCCGAGCCATTCGCTTGTCCCGCCGCTGGCGCTGCGTGAAGCCGCCCCTGTCTGCGCGTGGATAACTCCGCAGTAA
- a CDS encoding CsbD family protein gives MDKNRVKGAVKEATGSIKEAAGKLTGNDRLKAEGAAEKIVGKIQGQVGKAKDAIKNALR, from the coding sequence ATGGACAAGAACCGTGTCAAAGGCGCAGTCAAGGAAGCAACCGGCTCCATCAAGGAAGCGGCGGGAAAGCTGACCGGGAACGACCGGCTCAAGGCGGAAGGTGCTGCCGAGAAGATCGTAGGGAAGATCCAGGGGCAGGTCGGCAAGGCCAAGGACGCCATCAAGAACGCGCTTCGTTAA
- a CDS encoding acyltransferase: MSETRRQSYIPALDGWRGLAVLLVLMGHFGGDRYMPNLGSAGVDLFFVLSGRLMAEILFVKKMPLGVFFCRRFNRVYPTLLIFVLVNAAIFSLTPLAPGVVGMLSALSFTLNYVVIESHAFISIFDHIWSLCVEEHSYVLLGLLAFSFRGAGNRFIGLFILMLGFAALANGILQYDVYGQNPFLVFWPTHVAAAPILISAAYFLLFDQRRYELPLEWLVPLAFLCGLTARLFGDAAWLFFGVKTLLLAVSVCSIESATRFSGILFEGPVIQKIGRMSFSIYLWQQPFYILAQQRRLSELTALVLAICLGSLSYYLVEQPTRTRLNARLEKVKQQNAVLETG, encoded by the coding sequence ATGTCAGAAACAAGAAGACAGTCCTATATTCCGGCCCTGGACGGATGGCGTGGGCTTGCCGTTCTGTTGGTCTTGATGGGGCATTTCGGCGGCGACAGATACATGCCGAATCTCGGATCGGCCGGCGTTGATTTGTTTTTCGTTCTTTCCGGGCGGCTTATGGCCGAAATCCTCTTCGTGAAGAAGATGCCCCTTGGGGTTTTCTTCTGTCGGCGTTTCAATCGCGTCTATCCGACTCTTTTGATATTTGTTCTGGTAAATGCAGCTATTTTCTCGTTGACGCCGCTTGCGCCCGGCGTCGTGGGCATGCTCTCCGCACTCTCCTTTACATTGAACTACGTCGTAATCGAGAGTCATGCCTTCATATCGATATTTGATCACATCTGGTCATTGTGTGTGGAGGAGCACAGCTATGTCCTGCTTGGCCTGCTGGCCTTTTCGTTTCGTGGTGCCGGCAACAGGTTTATTGGACTTTTCATCCTCATGCTTGGCTTTGCCGCACTCGCAAACGGCATCTTGCAATATGACGTTTATGGGCAGAATCCATTCCTGGTCTTTTGGCCGACCCATGTAGCAGCAGCGCCAATATTGATTTCGGCCGCGTATTTTCTGCTGTTTGACCAGCGGCGCTATGAATTGCCCTTGGAGTGGCTGGTGCCCTTGGCATTTCTCTGCGGCTTGACCGCGCGCCTGTTTGGCGATGCCGCTTGGCTGTTCTTCGGGGTCAAAACCCTGCTGCTGGCGGTCAGCGTGTGCTCAATCGAGAGCGCTACACGCTTCTCCGGGATATTGTTTGAAGGGCCTGTCATCCAGAAAATTGGGCGGATGTCGTTTTCAATATACCTATGGCAGCAGCCGTTCTACATCCTTGCTCAGCAACGTCGATTGTCCGAACTGACTGCCCTGGTTCTAGCCATCTGCCTCGGATCGCTAAGCTACTATCTGGTCGAGCAGCCGACCCGCACGCGACTGAATGCGCGGCTGGAAAAAGTCAAACAGCAAAACGCCGTTCTTGAAACAGGTTGA
- a CDS encoding LysR family transcriptional regulator has protein sequence MQREELVDLNAFAVVAEEKSFTRAAAKLGTSQSSLSHTIRRLEARLGVRLLTRTTRNVAPTEAGERLLATLRPALESIDTELASLRELREKPAGTIRITTSEHAATTILWPALEKLLPQYPDVHIELSIDSGLRDIVADRFDAGVRLGEALAKDMIAVRISPDMRMVIVGSPDYFSKYPMPKTPNDLADHNCINLRLASAGGLYAWELENEGREVRVRVDGQLAFNNVGMIVRAAKAGLGLGFVMEDHIAADVAEGRLMRVLDDWCTPFSGYHLYYPSRRQPSAAFSLLVDALRYRG, from the coding sequence ATGCAGCGGGAAGAACTGGTCGATCTCAACGCCTTTGCCGTTGTGGCCGAGGAAAAGAGTTTCACGCGCGCCGCCGCTAAACTGGGCACATCGCAATCATCCCTCAGCCACACGATCCGGCGCCTCGAGGCGCGGCTGGGCGTGCGCCTGCTGACACGGACCACGCGCAATGTGGCGCCGACGGAAGCGGGGGAGCGGCTGCTCGCCACTCTTCGCCCCGCGCTCGAAAGCATCGATACCGAACTCGCCTCCCTACGCGAATTGCGGGAAAAGCCCGCGGGAACCATCCGCATCACCACCTCCGAGCACGCCGCCACGACGATCCTGTGGCCTGCGCTTGAAAAGCTCCTGCCGCAATATCCGGACGTCCATATCGAACTCAGCATCGATTCCGGTTTGCGCGATATCGTCGCCGATCGCTTCGATGCCGGCGTTAGGCTTGGCGAGGCGCTTGCAAAGGACATGATTGCGGTCAGGATCAGCCCCGATATGCGCATGGTGATTGTCGGTTCACCGGATTATTTTTCCAAATATCCCATGCCGAAGACGCCGAACGATCTTGCCGATCACAACTGCATCAACCTGCGTCTGGCGAGCGCGGGCGGCCTCTATGCCTGGGAGCTTGAAAACGAGGGGCGAGAGGTCCGCGTGCGGGTCGACGGCCAGCTCGCCTTCAACAATGTCGGCATGATCGTGCGGGCTGCGAAGGCAGGGTTGGGGCTCGGCTTTGTCATGGAGGATCATATTGCCGCCGATGTGGCGGAGGGGCGGCTGATGCGCGTCCTCGACGACTGGTGCACGCCCTTTTCCGGCTATCATCTCTATTATCCGAGCCGCCGCCAGCCGTCGGCGGCATTCTCTCTTCTGGTCGATGCCTTGCGTTACCGAGGTTAA
- a CDS encoding DUF992 domain-containing protein: protein MKKTIIAAAAIAVAFGSAASAASSQQHHPKRQSAQVASEPRQRLGTLSCEVAGGVGMIIGSNKQVSCTFKQRTGKVERYAGSIGKLGIDIGVTRKTYLSWVVINTAPTRVGDGALAGTYVGASAGASVGLGLGANALVGGNSKNYALQPLSAEAGTGLNVAAGVSRLQLRPAS from the coding sequence ATGAAAAAGACCATCATAGCGGCTGCGGCCATCGCCGTGGCTTTCGGTTCCGCGGCCTCCGCCGCCAGCAGCCAGCAACACCATCCGAAAAGGCAATCGGCGCAAGTCGCCTCCGAGCCCCGGCAGCGCCTTGGAACGCTTTCCTGCGAAGTGGCAGGCGGCGTCGGCATGATCATCGGCTCCAACAAGCAGGTCAGCTGCACCTTCAAGCAGCGAACCGGCAAGGTCGAACGCTATGCGGGCTCGATCGGCAAGCTCGGGATCGATATCGGCGTGACCCGCAAGACCTATCTGAGCTGGGTCGTCATCAACACCGCGCCCACGCGCGTCGGCGATGGTGCGCTGGCTGGCACTTACGTCGGTGCATCCGCCGGTGCTTCCGTTGGCCTCGGTCTCGGCGCCAATGCGCTGGTCGGCGGCAACTCCAAGAACTATGCGCTGCAGCCGTTAAGCGCGGAAGCGGGAACCGGCCTGAATGTCGCGGCCGGCGTTTCACGCCTGCAGTTGCGCCCGGCCAGCTAG
- a CDS encoding cupin domain-containing protein: MDIRRSGSQPSARGPEDYFTGTVRIDASFSGSSNLSGATVTFEPSARTAWHTHPFGQTLLVVSGLGRVQREGGPVEEIRPGDIVWFTPGEKHWHGASPDCAMVHIAIAEKENGSPVTWLEKVSDADYLGKVQP, encoded by the coding sequence ATGGACATCAGGCGCAGCGGTTCTCAGCCATCGGCGAGAGGGCCGGAAGACTATTTCACCGGCACGGTTCGCATCGACGCATCCTTTAGCGGCAGCAGCAATCTCAGCGGCGCGACCGTGACGTTCGAGCCCAGCGCCCGCACCGCATGGCACACCCATCCCTTCGGCCAGACTTTGCTCGTCGTCTCCGGTTTGGGACGCGTCCAACGAGAAGGCGGGCCGGTCGAAGAGATCCGGCCGGGCGACATCGTCTGGTTCACGCCAGGCGAAAAGCATTGGCATGGCGCATCGCCCGATTGCGCCATGGTTCATATCGCCATTGCCGAAAAGGAAAACGGCTCGCCCGTCACCTGGCTGGAGAAGGTGAGCGACGCGGATTATCTGGGGAAGGTTCAACCATGA